One stretch of Actinacidiphila sp. DG2A-62 DNA includes these proteins:
- a CDS encoding MFS transporter, producing the protein MFRSLAVRNYRIWASGAIVSNVGTWMQRTAQDWIVLTQLTRHNATAVGVVLAFQFAPQVLLLPVTGLAADRLNRRRLLMASQSAMAAFSLALGLLTVTGAVRLWQVYVFAFLFGSAAAFDSPARQTFVAELVEGPDLSNALALNTTSFNAARTIGPAVAGVLIAAVGTGWVFVINAASYVAVLGSLFLIRVAELHLSDRRPRTAGDLAAGFRYVLRRPDLKAMLLMFFLVGTFGANFQIFVPTMSVSVFHRGAGAYGLLSSFMAVGSVCGALLAARRENPRITLVLAATAIFAVGLGAGALAPTYLLFALALVIVGVASPTFTTSTFSLVQLSTDPAMRGRVVAIMLAVGLGGTPIGAPLTGMVGDAYGPRWAVAVGAASGVAALGVGVYYVVRYRQLRVRLEGARIRVSLSDPAELGGVAEGRTAGDGPGGPAGGAPGGVATESAGRS; encoded by the coding sequence ATGTTCCGCTCGCTCGCGGTCCGCAACTACCGCATATGGGCCTCCGGCGCCATCGTCTCCAACGTCGGGACGTGGATGCAGCGCACCGCGCAGGACTGGATCGTCCTGACCCAGCTCACCCGCCACAACGCCACCGCGGTCGGCGTCGTCCTGGCCTTCCAGTTCGCGCCGCAGGTGCTGCTGCTGCCGGTCACCGGCCTCGCCGCGGACCGGCTGAACCGGCGCCGGCTGCTCATGGCGAGCCAGAGCGCGATGGCCGCGTTCTCGCTCGCGCTCGGCCTGCTCACCGTCACCGGCGCCGTACGGCTCTGGCAGGTCTACGTCTTCGCGTTCCTCTTCGGCTCCGCGGCGGCCTTCGACTCGCCGGCCCGCCAGACGTTCGTCGCCGAGCTGGTCGAGGGTCCGGACCTGTCCAACGCGCTCGCGCTGAACACGACGTCGTTCAACGCCGCGCGGACGATCGGGCCGGCCGTCGCCGGCGTCCTCATCGCCGCCGTCGGCACCGGCTGGGTGTTCGTCATCAACGCCGCGTCGTACGTGGCCGTCCTCGGCTCGCTGTTCCTCATCCGGGTCGCCGAACTGCACCTGTCCGACCGGCGGCCGAGAACGGCGGGCGACCTCGCGGCCGGCTTCCGCTACGTGCTGCGGCGGCCGGACCTCAAGGCGATGCTCCTGATGTTCTTCCTGGTCGGGACGTTCGGGGCGAACTTCCAGATCTTCGTCCCGACGATGTCCGTCTCGGTCTTCCACCGCGGCGCCGGCGCGTACGGCCTGCTCAGCTCGTTCATGGCGGTCGGCTCCGTGTGCGGCGCGCTGCTCGCCGCGCGCCGCGAGAACCCGAGGATCACGCTGGTCCTCGCGGCGACGGCGATCTTCGCGGTCGGGCTCGGCGCCGGCGCGCTGGCGCCGACGTACCTGCTCTTCGCTCTCGCCCTGGTGATCGTCGGCGTCGCCTCGCCGACCTTCACGACCTCGACGTTCAGCCTGGTCCAGCTGTCGACCGACCCGGCGATGCGCGGCCGGGTGGTCGCGATCATGCTCGCGGTCGGCCTCGGCGGCACGCCGATCGGCGCGCCGCTGACCGGCATGGTCGGCGACGCGTACGGTCCGCGGTGGGCCGTCGCGGTCGGCGCGGCCTCGGGGGTCGCCGCGCTGGGCGTCGGGGTCTACTACGTCGTGCGGTACCGGCAGTTGCGGGTGCGGTTGGAGGGAGCGCGGATCCGGGTGTCGCTGAGCGATCCCGCGGAATTGGGAGGCGTCGCGGAGGGACGTACGGCCGGCGACGGTCCGGGCGGCCCGGCCGGCGGCGCGCCCGGCGGCGTCGCGACGGAGTCGGCCGGGCGTTCCTAG
- the yaaA gene encoding peroxide stress protein YaaA, with translation MLVLLPPSEGKAAGGRGRPVALDGLSLPELARPRATVLDELVGLCSADEDKAAEVLGLTPGLRGEVARNAGLRTAPAMPAGRLYTGVLYEALGLATLDAAARRRANASLLVFSGLWGALRLTDRVPAYRCSMGVRLPGVGGLAAYWKPWLDAALPEAAGGGLVLDLRSSAYAAAWKPRGDLAARTAHVRVLQVAVVDGVERRTVVSHFNKATKGRLVRALLEAGARPRTPAALASALRDLGFTVEHDPRSPTRLDVLVRDLH, from the coding sequence GTGCTCGTCCTGCTTCCCCCCTCCGAGGGCAAGGCCGCCGGCGGCCGTGGGCGGCCCGTCGCGCTCGACGGCCTGTCGCTGCCGGAGCTGGCGCGGCCGCGGGCGACCGTGCTGGACGAGCTGGTCGGGCTGTGCTCCGCCGACGAGGACAAGGCCGCGGAGGTGCTCGGGCTCACCCCCGGGCTGCGCGGCGAGGTCGCCAGGAACGCGGGCCTGCGCACCGCCCCCGCGATGCCGGCCGGGCGGCTGTACACCGGCGTGCTGTACGAGGCGCTGGGCCTGGCCACGCTCGACGCGGCGGCGCGCCGCCGGGCCAACGCCTCGCTGCTGGTCTTCTCCGGGCTGTGGGGGGCGCTGCGGCTCACCGACCGGGTGCCGGCGTACCGGTGCTCGATGGGCGTACGGCTGCCGGGGGTCGGCGGCCTCGCCGCGTACTGGAAGCCGTGGCTGGACGCGGCGCTGCCCGAGGCCGCGGGCGGCGGCCTCGTCCTGGACCTGCGCTCCTCCGCCTACGCGGCGGCGTGGAAGCCGCGCGGCGACCTCGCGGCGCGCACCGCCCACGTCCGCGTGCTCCAGGTCGCGGTGGTGGACGGGGTGGAGCGGCGGACCGTCGTCAGCCACTTCAACAAGGCGACCAAGGGCCGCCTGGTCCGCGCCCTGCTGGAGGCCGGAGCCCGCCCGCGCACCCCCGCGGCCCTCGCGTCCGCCCTGCGCGACCTCGGCTTCACCGTCGAGCACGATCCGCGGTCCCCGACCCGCCTCGACGTCCTGGTCCGCGACCTCCACTAG
- a CDS encoding MarR family winged helix-turn-helix transcriptional regulator, which produces MSETTAGAARADQATTDLATELQRAVARIYRRVRSEMPASQLGGTQLSVLTYLVKHGPQTLRALSDRERVTPPAMNQTVNALQAVDLVVRRPDPGDGRKVLVTATERGAELVAEGRRVKHVWLNTRLEQLTDAERRSLIEAARLFNEMADS; this is translated from the coding sequence ATGTCCGAGACGACTGCTGGGGCCGCGCGAGCGGACCAGGCCACGACCGACCTCGCCACCGAGTTGCAGCGCGCCGTCGCGCGGATCTACCGCCGGGTGCGGTCCGAGATGCCGGCCAGCCAGCTCGGCGGCACCCAGCTGTCCGTGCTCACGTACCTCGTGAAGCACGGCCCGCAGACGCTGCGGGCGCTCAGCGACCGGGAGCGGGTCACGCCGCCGGCGATGAACCAGACCGTCAACGCGCTCCAAGCGGTGGACCTGGTCGTCCGCCGTCCCGATCCCGGCGACGGGCGCAAGGTGCTGGTCACCGCCACCGAGCGCGGCGCCGAGCTGGTGGCCGAGGGGCGCCGGGTGAAGCACGTATGGCTGAACACGCGCCTTGAGCAACTGACCGACGCCGAGCGGCGGTCGCTGATCGAGGCGGCGCGGCTGTTCAACGAGATGGCCGACTCGTGA
- a CDS encoding TIM-barrel domain-containing protein — MRRLRRHGRFRTVLAVGAVLGGLAAVPAIPAAASTPDRPQAGTAAQKHAVRSGDARFEVLSPTLIRMEYAGDGHFTDAATFNAIGRDGFRPTSYRKRVVDGWLTIDTGQLTLRYKVGSGAFTAQNVSLRLRSGDQTVTAHPAFPSTPRCAAGALCEGEQAALAGGVSVASDHSGFTGTGFAAGFTSEGSTLTYQVDVATAGSYQLRLRYANATGGDNQATTRTLSAAVDGGAAQTLTLPTTASWNDWSELTGPTLALTAGTHTLTVSRGANDSGNVNIDSLALVAPGAAYPAPAATATPCPYGTVCEAEAGALTGGAKQANDHNGYAGTGFAAGLEQVGATDTVAITDVPRAGQYRLQIRYSNGNATPARTASVSANGGDPVSVAFPPTADWDSWSTATVPVTLAKGDNSVAIGCPTADSCHVNLDTVAAASPDSPVLLPHSPLGGYRRGLDGVSGAASTTPGLLYRDGWYLLDDTPSAIFNDRTHTVTPRPGHGDAPYQDGYVFGYGQDYKQALGDLATLTGPSELLPRWAYGVWFSEYYDYSAADYQNTILPKARAEGMPLDVLVTDTDYKSPDRWDGWEIDPAKFPDPKAFFDWAQSQGLHNTMNIHPSIVSSDPQFPKAQATAGGSLTKNNAGCYADIAHEADCYTFDWADPQQLKAYFDLHQTMEQQGVDFWWLDWCCEQSQSTLAGVTPDAWINQQYALDTAKNVGRGFAFSRAFGSLQAGGYSGQAGVPTGPWADKRTTVHFTGDTTSNWQTLKFEVGYTPGESASTGLSAVSHDIGGFNNDGTQAPGANPGSTKLSDDLYVRWLQLAAFQPVFRLHGNHSDRLPWQYGDAARTASEKFLNLREDLVPYTYTLAKEAQDTGVPAVRATYLEYPGQQAAYDHAASEYFYGSDVLVAPATSPGATAATTVWFPPGSQWTDYFTGKTYAGGTTQQVTTDWNAMPVFVKSGGIVTTRTGDVANDTQNPLTKATVTVAGGADGRSSLYEDDGTTTNANASATTALTYTEHGGDHSLRIAPAKGHFAGQVQRRQWTVAFTNATAPRTVQIDGRRAPAGSWSYDQATRTLKVTAPTGSVHSATTISYR, encoded by the coding sequence ATGAGACGACTTCGACGACACGGACGGTTCCGAACAGTGCTCGCCGTCGGCGCGGTGCTCGGCGGCCTCGCCGCCGTCCCGGCGATCCCCGCGGCGGCGTCGACGCCGGACCGGCCGCAGGCCGGCACCGCCGCGCAGAAGCACGCCGTCCGCTCCGGCGACGCCCGCTTCGAGGTGCTCTCGCCGACCCTGATCCGCATGGAGTACGCCGGCGACGGCCACTTCACCGACGCCGCCACGTTCAACGCGATCGGCCGCGACGGCTTCCGCCCGACCTCGTATCGCAAGCGCGTCGTGGACGGCTGGCTGACCATCGACACCGGCCAGCTGACGCTGCGCTACAAGGTGGGCTCCGGCGCCTTCACCGCGCAGAACGTCTCGCTGCGGCTGCGCTCCGGCGACCAGACGGTCACCGCGCACCCGGCCTTCCCCTCGACGCCGCGCTGCGCGGCCGGCGCGCTGTGCGAGGGCGAGCAGGCCGCCCTGGCCGGCGGGGTGAGCGTGGCCTCCGACCACAGCGGGTTCACCGGCACCGGGTTCGCCGCCGGCTTCACCTCAGAGGGGTCCACGCTGACCTACCAGGTCGACGTCGCCACCGCCGGCAGCTACCAGCTGCGGCTGCGGTACGCCAACGCCACCGGCGGCGACAACCAGGCCACCACCCGCACGCTCAGCGCCGCGGTCGACGGGGGCGCCGCGCAGACGCTGACCCTGCCCACCACCGCCAGCTGGAACGACTGGTCCGAGCTGACCGGGCCGACGCTGGCGCTGACCGCCGGCACCCACACGCTCACGGTCTCCCGCGGCGCGAACGACTCGGGCAACGTCAACATCGACAGCCTGGCCCTGGTGGCGCCCGGCGCGGCCTACCCGGCCCCGGCCGCCACCGCCACGCCCTGCCCGTACGGCACCGTGTGCGAGGCCGAGGCCGGCGCCCTGACCGGCGGCGCCAAGCAGGCGAACGACCACAACGGCTACGCGGGCACCGGCTTCGCCGCCGGCCTGGAACAGGTCGGCGCCACCGACACGGTCGCGATCACCGACGTGCCGCGCGCCGGGCAGTACCGCCTGCAGATCCGTTACAGCAACGGGAACGCGACCCCGGCCCGTACCGCCTCGGTCTCCGCGAACGGCGGCGACCCGGTGAGCGTGGCCTTCCCGCCCACCGCCGACTGGGACTCCTGGTCGACCGCCACCGTGCCGGTCACCCTCGCCAAGGGCGACAACTCCGTGGCGATCGGCTGCCCCACGGCCGACAGCTGCCACGTCAACCTCGACACCGTCGCCGCCGCCTCCCCGGACTCGCCGGTGCTGCTCCCGCACAGCCCGCTGGGCGGCTACCGGCGCGGCCTCGACGGCGTCAGCGGCGCCGCGTCCACCACGCCCGGACTGCTGTACCGGGACGGCTGGTACCTGCTCGACGACACCCCGTCGGCGATCTTCAACGACCGCACCCACACGGTCACTCCGCGCCCCGGCCACGGCGACGCCCCCTACCAGGACGGCTACGTGTTCGGCTACGGCCAGGACTACAAGCAGGCGCTGGGCGACCTGGCCACGCTGACCGGCCCGTCCGAGCTGCTGCCGCGCTGGGCGTACGGCGTGTGGTTCTCCGAGTACTACGACTACAGCGCCGCCGACTACCAGAACACCATCCTGCCCAAGGCCCGCGCCGAGGGCATGCCGTTGGACGTGCTGGTCACCGACACCGACTACAAGTCGCCCGACCGGTGGGACGGTTGGGAGATCGACCCGGCCAAGTTCCCCGACCCCAAGGCATTCTTCGACTGGGCGCAGTCCCAGGGCCTGCACAACACGATGAACATCCACCCGAGCATCGTGTCCTCCGACCCGCAGTTCCCGAAGGCGCAGGCCACCGCAGGCGGTTCGCTCACCAAGAACAACGCGGGCTGCTACGCCGACATCGCCCACGAGGCCGACTGCTACACCTTCGACTGGGCCGACCCCCAGCAGCTGAAGGCCTATTTCGACCTGCACCAGACGATGGAGCAGCAGGGCGTCGACTTCTGGTGGCTGGACTGGTGCTGCGAGCAGTCGCAGTCGACGCTGGCCGGCGTCACCCCCGACGCGTGGATCAACCAGCAGTACGCGCTGGACACGGCCAAGAACGTCGGCCGCGGCTTCGCCTTCTCCCGGGCCTTCGGGTCGCTGCAGGCCGGCGGGTACAGCGGCCAGGCGGGCGTGCCCACCGGGCCGTGGGCGGACAAGCGCACCACCGTGCACTTCACCGGTGACACCACCTCGAACTGGCAGACCCTGAAGTTCGAGGTCGGCTACACCCCCGGCGAGTCGGCGTCCACCGGCCTGTCCGCGGTCAGCCACGACATCGGCGGCTTCAACAACGACGGCACCCAGGCGCCCGGCGCCAACCCCGGAAGCACCAAGCTGAGCGACGACCTGTATGTGCGGTGGCTGCAACTCGCCGCGTTCCAGCCGGTGTTCCGGCTGCACGGCAACCACAGCGACCGGCTGCCCTGGCAGTACGGCGACGCCGCCCGCACCGCGTCGGAGAAGTTCCTCAACCTGCGCGAGGACCTGGTTCCTTACACGTACACGCTCGCCAAGGAGGCCCAGGACACCGGGGTTCCCGCGGTGCGCGCGACCTACCTGGAGTATCCGGGTCAGCAGGCCGCGTACGACCACGCGGCCAGTGAGTACTTCTACGGCTCGGACGTCCTGGTCGCGCCGGCCACCTCGCCCGGCGCCACCGCCGCCACCACGGTGTGGTTCCCGCCGGGCAGCCAGTGGACGGACTACTTCACCGGCAAGACGTACGCCGGCGGCACCACTCAGCAGGTGACCACCGACTGGAACGCGATGCCGGTGTTCGTCAAGTCCGGCGGCATCGTCACCACCCGCACCGGCGACGTCGCCAACGACACGCAGAACCCGCTCACCAAGGCGACCGTGACCGTCGCCGGCGGCGCCGACGGCCGCTCCTCGCTCTACGAGGACGACGGCACGACCACGAACGCGAACGCCTCGGCCACCACCGCGCTCACGTACACCGAGCACGGCGGCGACCACAGCCTGCGCATCGCGCCGGCCAAGGGCCACTTCGCCGGGCAGGTCCAACGGCGGCAGTGGACGGTCGCGTTCACGAACGCCACCGCCCCGCGCACCGTCCAGATCGACGGCCGCCGGGCGCCCGCCGGGTCCTGGTCCTACGACCAGGCCACCCGCACCCTGAAGGTCACCGCGCCCACGGGCTCGGTGCACAGCGCGACCACTATCAGCTACCGCTGA
- a CDS encoding XRE family transcriptional regulator, which yields MADAELVPHARNRVDASSVLGVNEEMLWPQAVKDRVKTGTDREIVQTYPYRSACPSTTWGELISGAAEEVFFAGYTNYFLWLEQPNFAATLVEKMKAGVRVRFLLGDPDAEVTRSRERVENVALSVSTRIRITLENVQKIGSHERLEVRCSAPDDAAGHIALSVFRFDRDALVTPHLARLVGHDSPLIHLRKAMDGCMFDRFADHAEELWSAAVPLAETHSS from the coding sequence ATGGCTGACGCGGAGTTGGTTCCGCACGCCAGAAATCGTGTGGACGCCTCCTCCGTGCTGGGAGTGAACGAAGAGATGCTGTGGCCTCAAGCCGTCAAGGACCGTGTCAAGACGGGGACCGACCGGGAGATCGTCCAAACATACCCCTATCGGTCGGCTTGTCCGTCGACGACGTGGGGTGAGTTGATCTCGGGGGCTGCCGAGGAGGTGTTCTTCGCCGGCTATACGAACTACTTTCTCTGGTTGGAGCAGCCGAATTTCGCGGCGACGCTCGTCGAGAAGATGAAGGCTGGGGTCCGGGTGCGGTTTCTCCTGGGTGATCCCGATGCGGAGGTGACCCGTAGCCGGGAGCGCGTGGAGAATGTCGCTCTGAGCGTTTCCACGCGCATTCGGATCACCCTGGAGAATGTGCAGAAGATCGGTTCTCACGAGCGCCTCGAAGTGCGCTGCTCCGCTCCGGACGACGCCGCCGGTCACATCGCGCTCTCCGTGTTCCGATTCGACCGCGACGCGCTCGTGACGCCTCACCTGGCGCGGCTGGTGGGACACGACTCGCCCCTCATCCACCTCCGTAAGGCCATGGACGGCTGCATGTTCGACCGGTTCGCCGACCACGCCGAGGAACTCTGGTCGGCGGCGGTGCCGCTGGCGGAGACTCATTCCTCCTGA
- a CDS encoding AMP-binding protein, which produces MSPSPIVENYTVAVLERLRATGAREAVVGESQAQRAGDTLRLTGEQAHDTVLRYAAALRESGLGPGDGVALFVENSPEAMLLMLAVHFTGGRLVFVPPEPGNGELEAFLRRAEISALFFDPVFEERTRRITEQLDVPRVFAIGASTLAPDFLAASADSPALKPDEAADGSHLATLLYTGGTTGTPKLVTHRSRYYRALAATAERLGDSVSAEPKWLVCTLITHVSGHAVSLGALVNGATLVLLRGFDAGRALSVLARERITGSIIVTPMLYELLDHPDCPPDGFPALRTLLYTGSGPAPARLRQGIERLGPVLHQIYGTSESGAVIDLPAAEHDLSRPESLTSCGRPAPGVEVELRDEDGKPVPVGQTGELCLRGAMVMDGYWNDPERTAEVLGADGWLRTGDLARQDERGFLYVVDRLKDIIITGRTADNVYSRLLDDFLASLPEIREAAAVGRPGPDGAEQVHVVLVPQDPGHVPDLDDLSRRVTETLGDLYTPASYSVARALPRTTIGKVDKKALRTALVDAP; this is translated from the coding sequence ATGAGCCCTTCACCGATCGTCGAAAACTACACCGTCGCCGTGCTGGAGCGGCTCCGGGCCACCGGGGCCCGCGAGGCGGTCGTCGGCGAGAGCCAAGCTCAACGCGCGGGCGACACGCTGCGGTTGACCGGCGAGCAGGCCCACGACACCGTGCTCCGGTACGCCGCCGCGCTGCGGGAGTCGGGGCTCGGGCCGGGCGACGGCGTGGCCCTGTTCGTGGAGAACTCCCCCGAGGCGATGCTGCTGATGCTCGCCGTGCACTTCACCGGCGGCCGGCTGGTGTTCGTGCCGCCGGAGCCCGGCAACGGCGAGTTGGAGGCGTTCCTGCGGCGCGCCGAGATATCGGCGCTGTTCTTCGACCCCGTCTTCGAGGAGCGGACCCGGCGGATCACCGAACAGCTCGACGTGCCACGGGTGTTCGCCATCGGCGCCTCGACACTGGCCCCGGACTTCCTCGCCGCGTCCGCCGACAGCCCGGCGCTGAAGCCGGACGAGGCGGCGGACGGATCACATCTGGCCACGCTGCTCTACACCGGCGGCACCACCGGCACGCCGAAACTGGTCACCCACCGCAGCCGCTACTACCGGGCGCTGGCCGCCACCGCCGAGCGGCTCGGCGACAGCGTCTCGGCCGAGCCCAAGTGGCTGGTGTGCACGCTGATCACGCACGTCAGCGGGCACGCGGTGTCGCTCGGCGCGCTGGTGAACGGCGCCACGCTGGTGCTGCTGCGCGGGTTCGACGCCGGCCGCGCGCTGTCGGTGCTGGCGCGGGAGCGGATCACCGGCTCGATCATCGTCACGCCGATGCTGTACGAACTCCTCGACCACCCGGACTGCCCACCCGACGGGTTCCCCGCGCTGCGCACCCTGCTCTACACCGGCTCGGGCCCCGCGCCGGCCAGGCTCCGGCAGGGCATCGAGCGCCTGGGCCCGGTGCTCCACCAGATCTACGGCACCTCCGAGAGCGGCGCCGTCATCGACCTGCCGGCCGCCGAGCACGACCTGTCCCGGCCGGAATCGCTGACCAGTTGCGGACGCCCCGCGCCGGGCGTCGAGGTCGAGCTGCGCGACGAGGACGGCAAGCCGGTGCCCGTGGGGCAGACCGGCGAGCTGTGCCTGCGCGGCGCGATGGTCATGGACGGCTACTGGAACGACCCCGAGCGCACCGCCGAGGTGCTCGGGGCGGACGGCTGGCTGCGCACCGGCGACCTCGCGCGCCAGGACGAGCGGGGATTCCTGTACGTCGTCGACCGGTTGAAGGACATCATCATCACCGGGCGGACCGCGGACAACGTCTACTCCCGGCTTCTCGACGACTTCCTGGCGTCGCTGCCGGAGATCAGGGAGGCCGCGGCGGTCGGCCGGCCGGGCCCGGACGGCGCCGAGCAGGTGCACGTCGTCCTGGTTCCGCAGGACCCGGGGCACGTGCCGGACCTCGACGACCTGTCCCGCCGGGTCACCGAGACCCTCGGCGACCTCTACACCCCCGCGTCGTACTCCGTCGCGCGGGCCCTGCCCCGTACGACGATCGGCAAGGTCGACAAGAAGGCGCTGCGGACGGCCCTGGTGGACGCGCCGTAG
- a CDS encoding serine hydrolase domain-containing protein has protein sequence MKETGEGTAVGIRGTVAPGFEAVREQLAVLLAAEGTELDVQVAAYHRGEKVVDLWAGPDANADSVMGIYSASKGVTHLVVALLVQDGVLDLDQRVSHYWPQFAAEGKRDLLVRELLAHQAGLVGATDGFTMEELADDRAVAERLGAQRPFWRPGRAAGYHALVMAALSGEVVLRATGRTVQEHFAERLQAPLKLDLHLGLPAAEDHRFLGAQPMTATPERLRELAATATAPDSLSGIAFNRHHPQNREVWELPNLPVVRSRGPASFGGVGTARDLAKLYSALLSPVDGCDPLLHPGTASAFGQVQSNGVDLVLRQPKAWAVGFHASAETYPVLGAGAFGHSGAGGQQALVDPRHELSYAFLRRRFLVPAQADADHSRLLSALVGAARRA, from the coding sequence ATGAAGGAGACGGGCGAGGGCACGGCGGTCGGCATCCGGGGGACGGTCGCGCCGGGATTCGAGGCCGTGCGCGAGCAGCTCGCCGTGCTGCTGGCGGCGGAGGGGACCGAGCTGGACGTCCAGGTGGCGGCCTACCACCGCGGGGAGAAGGTGGTCGACCTGTGGGCGGGTCCGGACGCGAATGCCGACTCGGTCATGGGGATCTACTCGGCGAGCAAGGGCGTCACCCACCTGGTGGTGGCGCTTCTGGTCCAGGACGGCGTGCTGGACCTGGACCAGCGGGTCAGCCACTACTGGCCTCAGTTCGCGGCCGAGGGCAAGCGGGACCTCCTGGTGCGCGAACTGCTCGCCCACCAGGCCGGCCTGGTCGGCGCGACGGACGGGTTCACCATGGAGGAACTCGCCGACGACCGGGCCGTGGCCGAGCGACTCGGCGCGCAGCGCCCGTTCTGGCGACCGGGCCGGGCGGCGGGATACCACGCACTGGTGATGGCCGCGCTGAGCGGGGAGGTCGTGCTCCGCGCCACCGGCCGCACCGTCCAGGAGCACTTCGCCGAACGGCTCCAGGCTCCGCTGAAGCTCGACCTGCACCTCGGACTGCCCGCCGCCGAGGACCACCGGTTCCTCGGCGCGCAACCGATGACGGCGACCCCGGAACGCCTGCGCGAGCTCGCCGCGACCGCGACCGCCCCCGACAGCCTCAGCGGCATCGCCTTCAACCGTCACCACCCGCAGAACCGGGAGGTGTGGGAACTGCCCAACCTCCCGGTCGTCCGCTCCCGCGGACCGGCCTCCTTCGGGGGCGTCGGCACCGCCCGCGACCTGGCCAAGCTGTACTCGGCGCTCCTGTCGCCGGTCGACGGCTGCGACCCCCTGCTCCACCCCGGCACCGCGTCCGCGTTCGGCCAGGTCCAGTCCAACGGTGTCGACCTGGTACTACGACAGCCCAAGGCGTGGGCCGTCGGATTCCACGCTTCGGCCGAGACCTACCCGGTCCTCGGCGCCGGCGCGTTCGGCCACAGCGGAGCCGGTGGACAACAGGCGTTGGTCGATCCGCGCCACGAGCTGTCGTACGCCTTCCTGCGCCGACGCTTCCTGGTCCCCGCCCAGGCCGACGCCGACCACTCGCGACTGCTGAGCGCGCTGGTCGGGGCCGCGAGGAGGGCCTGA
- a CDS encoding ricin-type beta-trefoil lectin domain protein, with the protein MHAKKMALWAGAAGLALTGLMSGVSQADPQPDPVTTGVPFTADNVGLADRGYEQSLDANASGDQVITYTTHGGTIQQWHAIERTGDTFLLQNVYKPSQCIKAPTQLNQPLTMANCNKASTYQRWIERTVNGNDVFQLASNHDRAMQATGVNSVVILALFDSGNTLQQWSVESIN; encoded by the coding sequence ATGCACGCGAAGAAGATGGCGTTGTGGGCCGGCGCGGCCGGCCTCGCTCTGACCGGGCTGATGTCGGGCGTCAGCCAGGCCGACCCGCAGCCGGACCCGGTGACCACCGGTGTGCCGTTCACGGCGGACAACGTGGGCCTGGCCGACCGGGGCTACGAGCAGAGCCTGGACGCCAACGCCAGCGGCGACCAGGTCATCACCTACACCACCCACGGCGGCACCATCCAGCAGTGGCACGCGATCGAGCGCACCGGTGACACGTTCCTCCTGCAGAACGTGTACAAGCCGAGCCAGTGCATCAAGGCCCCGACCCAGCTCAACCAGCCGCTGACCATGGCGAACTGCAACAAGGCGTCGACGTACCAGCGGTGGATCGAGCGGACCGTCAACGGCAACGACGTCTTCCAGCTCGCCAGCAACCACGACCGGGCCATGCAGGCCACCGGGGTCAACTCGGTGGTGATCCTGGCCCTGTTCGACTCGGGCAACACTCTGCAGCAGTGGAGCGTGGAGAGCATCAACTGA
- a CDS encoding TetR/AcrR family transcriptional regulator — translation MTDEMAGRRRPGRPAQISRDKIVEAVSLAENVDTLTMRELATRLGVSHAALYRWVKNRDELFDLVSEVVVERILARADAGPPECRAWLARLAWAMHDEFLALPGYATHLSRPHEHNAHSVDRLRSAVGAVLRRSGVTDEMTGHSWQIFITCVVGWLATTENSLRLGTDAPRFDLFLDTLLRGLPAREPGARRP, via the coding sequence ATGACCGACGAAATGGCCGGGCGACGGCGTCCGGGACGTCCCGCCCAGATCAGCCGGGACAAGATCGTCGAAGCGGTGTCGCTGGCCGAGAACGTCGACACGCTGACCATGCGCGAGCTCGCGACGCGCCTCGGCGTCAGCCACGCCGCGCTCTACCGGTGGGTGAAGAACCGCGACGAACTCTTCGACCTCGTCAGCGAGGTCGTCGTCGAACGCATCCTGGCGCGGGCCGACGCCGGGCCCCCGGAATGCCGGGCCTGGCTCGCCCGGCTCGCGTGGGCGATGCACGACGAGTTCCTCGCCCTGCCCGGCTATGCCACCCACCTGTCCCGTCCGCACGAGCACAACGCGCACTCCGTCGACCGGCTCAGGAGCGCGGTCGGCGCCGTCCTCCGCCGGTCCGGCGTCACCGACGAGATGACCGGGCACAGCTGGCAGATCTTCATCACCTGTGTGGTCGGCTGGCTGGCGACGACCGAGAACTCGCTCCGCCTGGGCACCGACGCCCCGCGATTCGACCTGTTCCTCGACACCCTGTTGCGCGGCCTGCCGGCGCGCGAGCCCGGCGCCCGACGACCGTGA